DNA from Chiloscyllium plagiosum isolate BGI_BamShark_2017 unplaced genomic scaffold, ASM401019v2 scaf_61853, whole genome shotgun sequence:
GTCTCCTGTGTTTAACCATTCAGTGAATTCACTATACAATGCTGAGTGCTGTCTGCCCtatcaggggaggtgatggctgagtggttagaCAATTATTATTAGACGATTAATCgtgaaactcagctaatgttctgaggatgtggattcaaatcctgccatggcagctggtgaaatttacattcaatttgaaaaatcTGGAGTGATGAAACAACTGATGgtaatgaaaccattgctgattgtaagaaaaccccatctggctcacGAATGACTTTCTGGGAGGTAAATCTGCTGTCCATAagtgatctggcctacatgtgactccagagccacagaaatatggtcagttcaagggcaacGAGCGATGGTCGATAAATACTGTCCAGCCAATAATGTCCTCAACCCGagagtaaataaaaagaaaatgcatgaCCACCTCCCTCTGCAATACGTTAAGGTTTTGCTCACTGCTCATATCTACAAGGCATAGGAAGGTAGGAAATAgttgttttgcttgttgccttATATCAGGCCCTTTACAGTACGGGAACCAGTCTGCATTCTGTTGTTGTGAGCTGCAGTGAGAACAATGTTTAACTCTAGTAGAGATGCTGAGCTGCCCAGGAGTTGGAGCAGAGCTGTTCAGAACATTACCCCACCCCCTTTCTCTGAGTCTCTCTGTGCTCTGGCTGCTTTCAGTCTGTTTGCTCAGCACTGTCGCTGAACAACAACAGTTTAACGTACACACTCTCAGCCCAGCTGACTGGCTCAGTCTGTTTGTAAACTGATGCTGGGATCACTGTGTATCGTCATCCAAGCTGTCAATCATCCAGCAAGGCTGAGGTTCCACGTTGTGCAACAGGAAGGGGAACTTTTCACAGCTCTGTGAGCAGCAGCAATGCTTTTCGATCATCTCACCAAACAACTGAGCAAACCAACGCAGGGCCCCTGGGGATGGATGGTGAAAAAGTTCTTAGAGGGGAAGGGTAAATTGGTGGAAGTGAATGCTGTCAAACTGTGTGACATtcagcctgagagtgtggtgctggaactgGGCTTTGGACCAGGGCTCGGTCTGCAGGAAGCTGCTAAACACCTTACGCTGCCGAAGGGCAAGCTCTATGGACTGGATTACTCTGAATACATGTACCGTGTCGCCAGCAGGAGGTTGCAGCCTGATATTCAGACCGGGAAGGTGACATTGTTTCACGGCAGTGTGGAACATATCCCTCTGGAAGACAACGTGGTGGACAGAGTATTTCACTGCAACTGTTATTACTTCTGGCCTGATCTGCAATCTGGATGCAGAGAGATTTACCGAGTTATGAAACCAGGTAGAGTGTTGAGCTGGTCAATTCTGAAAAATCCTAAACCTCAAGGGAAATGATGCAGTCAGGATGGAATGGTGGGGTCACATATCAACTA
Protein-coding regions in this window:
- the zgc:194242 gene encoding uncharacterized methyltransferase YdaC, encoding MLFDHLTKQLSKPTQGPWGWMVKKFLEGKGKLVEVNAVKLCDIQPESVVLELGFGPGLGLQEAAKHLTLPKGKLYGLDYSEYMYRVASRRLQPDIQTGKVTLFHGSVEHIPLEDNVVDRVFHCNCYYFWPDLQSGCREIYRVMKPGRVLSWSILKNPKPQGK